One Zingiber officinale cultivar Zhangliang chromosome 10B, Zo_v1.1, whole genome shotgun sequence genomic window, TTAATAtattgaataatattttttattaacaatcttaatattttttttaaaaataaataatataaaaaaattctttttggtGTAACACGAACTTGTAAAAAAAGTTTAGTCATGCTTAACCACCTTACATGGCATAGCACTTACAAAACAATTACGAGAGAAAATATTTaaagagtaatttttaaaatataaaaattaattatgttttgcAAAATTAACTTGACCTATAGCGCACATGACGTGTCATGTGGGATCTTATTCTTTGTGAAATTTGAAACAGGGTGGATCCCTCCTCAGGCGCTCACCACTGGATCCACGGCCCTTGCAGTCGCGGCGCGAGACGACGCCTCGCCGATCCGACATCCTCGGTAATTGCTTGCCTCGTCGATCCATTCATTGACTTGTTCTCTCTTTTCCCAGCTATGCTTGGTGAGATCTGCATTAAAAATGTTTTGTTCGATTAGGTTTTCGTGCCGCAGTAGATTAGGTTTTCAAGCTGGTTCTTTTCGCAACGATTTTGTTTGATGTGATAGTGTTCTTGATTTCTCTTAAAGATGGAATTTTGATGTGTTTACTCATCGATTTTAACGCAAATTGTCGCTGCCAGTTCTTGTGTAAGATTCGTAGTTTTTTCGGTGTGATTagcttctatttatttttgttcaATCAAATTTTCACTTTTAACTTTCGTATCTAGGGATAGAAGAATCGACTGATGGAGTcgcttgttttgaatttttaggtTGTGTTGCTGAACTTTTGATGGTTTGTCTCCTTGGTAGTGATTGAACGAGCATCAACTTGAAGCCATGTCTACTTCCACTTCTGCCGGAGTAGCTGCTGCATCGCCAGTTGCTAACACTAGCGTCTCTCTTGGTTTAGATGCAAATGGGAAACCAAATTCACGGAGGAGAACAATGGTAGCAGTGGAGAAGAGATTAACTGCTGATGGCCTTTCTAAAGGAGGAACCAATGGAGTTTTGAATGGTAAGGATCTGAACCATACAGTAAGAAGAGAAACTGTGGTTGAGAGAACAAAAGATTATTCAACATTGAGGAAAGGGTTGGTTGCTTCGTCTACAGTGTCTCCACAGCGCAAGAAACTTGTTCGAAAACCTGAAAAATCCAAGTGGCAGATTGTACTGAGCATTCTTACCAAGAATTGTTTGCTTCTTGCTTCACTATTATGGTTGGGGCAGACAATTTGGAGATGGACTCATAGCACTGGGGAGAATGCTAACACTGCCTTAGCTGCTTTGGAGTATGAAAGCAGAATTTCTGAAGTGGAGACATCTTTAAAGAAGACTGCTAAGATGTTACAGATCCAGTTAGACGTAGTTGACAAGAAAATTGGGAGTGAAATAAGCATCACAACCAAAGAATTTTTTAAGCAAGTCAAAAACAAAGGAGCATTCTTTGAGGAACAACTCAAGAAGTTGGAATCTAAAGCTGATTCTTTGGGCAAATCTTTGAGTGAATTGAATGAATTGGATCTCATCTTAAGGGAAGACTTTGAGAAACTCATACTTGAGTTAAAGAACACTAAAAATATGGACGACACAAGTATGAAATTTGACTTGGATCAAATTAGGGCTTTTGCTAGTGATATTGTTCAAAAAGAGATAGACAAGCATGCTGCTGATGGTCTTGGAAGAGTTGATTATGCTTTAGCTTCTGGTGGGACTAAGGTGGTCAGGCACTCAACACCTTACTGTCTTGGAAAAGGTTCCAATTGGTTTACTAGTGCTACAGGTCGCAATGGAGTTCATGCTAATTCACATAAGATGCTATCTCCAAGCTTTGGAGAACCTGGCCAATGTTTTTCTTTGCAAGGAAGCAGTGGATTTGTTGAAATTAGGCTACGAACAGGGATTATTCCCGAGGCTGTAACTTTGGAGCATGTCTCAAAGGTGTGTCTTTCCCCCACTTTTCTTCCTTATGTTTCTTTTTTGCTTTTGCCACATGGCTAACTGTTCTTTGTAATTGTAGTGGATTTTCTATTACCAAAGCATACTTCTATTATGCCTCTTCAGTTTATGTCACTATGGTTCTATCAAGAACACATTGATAAGATAAAACTAAGTGTAAACAATTAGTATGCTATCCTTGATATATCTTAAATGTACAGGATTCACACACGTGTAGTATAACTTTATAatgttaattttataaattaaaagagTATGCGACCATTTCCATTTATAATTTTGTTTCTTCTAATGTAGTGTTTTGATTCTCATATGTGGCTTTCAATCAGTTAATAAATTATTAGGCATTTATTTGCGAAAATCAGGCTCTCATCTGAGTGAAGCAGGGCACACAACTTACTGCTtttcaagtccaacttgaccctTAATTAGGGTTTGGGTGTACATTTGTATGCATATTCATCTGGCAATAGACATAACCAACAGAACTATGGTTTTACTAATTGATTTGGGAACAAGGTGTTAGTGCCGCTGCAAGAGCGGGAGTTCCAACATTCAAAGATGGAAAATTTTTGGAGAACAGAAGTTGGATTCAATTTGATCTTCTAATATGATTTGGATTGAGTCAATGCATGTTGGGTTAAGCTCCCTCAGTGAGCCTAAATTCTATATTTGCATAGACCCATGCATGCCATGCTACTGAAGTGGAggttcaaattttaaaaagttggCATTAAAGGTCAGTAGAGTTTATAACACCACTACAACACCTCAATCAATGCTTTGTCTAGGTGTTGCATGAGGCAAGCATCTATGCAAGGGCAACTAAGGTCCTTGAGATTCTTCTCACTTCACCTGGATTGGGCACCCGGGTAAGTGCTCAAGCACCTTTAATGCCATGGCACGTTTCACATGTTTTGTTGGCTATATGTGCCGGATTGAAGAATTTGTAAAGTTTAATCATATGTTAGTCAGGTTTTATAAACTGAAGCAATTGTGATAATGATAGAAACTCAGTTCCAAATGTGAACTTGGGCTATGGGGGAATGCTGGATCATCATGGAGGAAACAAGCCCAAAACATGGATTGTATATTTCAGGAGGGCTAAAATACAAAAGGGGTAGACCAACATTAATATAGAGAAGACAGTTTATATTGTAGAGTCAGTTATATTTCTATGGCAGATATGTGTTCATGTTTTAGAGTATGTGTATGGTTATAAGTTGGTGGGAAGTTAGTGGGGAaggaatttgagaattattttcATTAGAGAGCATTAGCTATGGCTGGTGGAGAGAGTTTCTTTACGAGAttgtttttgttaaccttaaTACAATTTTgtgtgtttctttattttgagttttgaaaccTAACATTGGTCTGACCTGACGGGTATAAGAGGGGTTGTATGCTTAGAAGGAATGCCAAAGACGTCAGATAGGGTTAATGTTTTGGAAGAGAGGGTGGTGACACAAGAAGGAAGTATGGAAGAAATCAGAGGAATTATGCAACGATTGATGTCGGAAGTACAACAACATAGTTCTCTTTGAACAAGGGTTGAAGCAACGCCATTGAAGGGGGCATCCATTTTTGCTGATCAGTCATCTTAATTTGCGCCTCAAGAACATCAAAGTGAGCAATTAGAGGAGTACAAGATGTCTCTTAAGAAAGTAGAATTACCAATGTTTGATGGTTGAGATCTAGTGGCATAGATTACTAGGGCTGAAATTTATTTCGAAGTCTAGAATACTTCTGATGAAGTTAAGGTCAAGTTGGTATGTGTATGGAAGGCCCTACCATTCATTGTTTTAATCTTCTTAAGGAGATTGAAGTTAATCTAACTTGGAAAAAATTTAAACACGCTCTCATTGCTCGTTATGGAAAGTATAGACATGAAAATCCTTTTGAAGAATTGGCAACATTAAAACAAATTGGAAATGTGGAAGAATTCATTGAAGCCTTTGAGTTGATTTCTTCGCAAGTTCTGTGTCTACCAAAAGAGCAATATATTGGCTATTTCATGAGTGGATTACAACCTCATACCCGAAGAAGAGTTCGAATACTAAATCCATTGTCTAGAGACTAGAGGGCAATTAATGCTCATGGCAAAGGATGTGTAAGTGAAATTGTTAGAGGAGGGGGAGATTTCACAAAAGACATTAGGGAAAGGGAAGTTATAGAGCAATTTCGGCCTGAGCAGTGCTGGTCTGGGTAGTTTTCAACCATATGTAGGGCCGAattcaatttaaaagaaattgagtCAGTCTTTTCAAATAGGCAGGCAAGATGGGGTTCCAACAAGATTCGTGACTCTAAGGAAGCTAGTAATGCAGGTTTTGCATCAAATAGAAATCCTTTTTTATCCCTAGCCTCTACAGCACGAAAAGGAGAAGGAGATATATGAGGGTTCATGGAAAAATTCAAAGGAATTCGTTTCATTTCTTACCTAGAATTAATGGAATGAAGGGCAAAGGGATTATGCTTCAAATGTGGTGAAAAATTCCACCCACTTCACCAATGTGCAGAGAAACAATTGAAGTTACTAGTgttagaagaagatgaaagatTAAATTCAGATGGAGAGATAATGGGCCCTGAGGCAGAGAATTCAGAAGATGAGGAGGATTTGGGTATGAATTCAGAGTTTACAAATAACAATAGAGCCATGAAGTTAGAAGGCAAATTAATGGGGATTGCTATTGTGGTGTTTATAGATAGTGGAGCTAGCCATAATTTTATTTCTCCTTAATTAACTGTAGCTCTCAGATTGAAGGTGCACGAGACAAGGAAATTGGGAATTAAACTTGGTGATGGGCATAAAGTCTTTGCTAAAGGGAAGTGTCCCGAGTTATACATTTGCTTGGGAACTTTTGAGTTGAAAAGAGGCATATGTATTAGACTTGGAGGTGTAGATGTAGTCTTGGGAGTTTCCTGTTGAAAACATTGGGGAAAGTTGTAATGGATTGGAAGGAGATGATCATGCAGTTCCTTCATGAAGATCTTTTAGTCATCCTACAAGGTAAGTTGGAGGCTTCTAAGAAGAGTAAACAAACAGACAAAAGGGGGGCAGAATCTTGCTCCCTATATTGCCTTTTGCAATGACATTCTCTTACTATTGATGGGTTTTTATGGGCAGCAGAGGGAGTTCCTTCTCAAACAACATTACCACCAGAATCAGAATTGAATGCATCACAACAGTTGGAATTATCGCAGTTATTGGAAAAATTTTCTGCAGTTTGCAAAGAAGGGAGCAGGTTACCACCTACGCACAGTCAACAACATGCTATAGTGTTAGTGTATGTCTGCACCGTTACCCACACCATCAAAAGGAGGACATCGAAGATAAGTTCAAGAAATGTTACAACCAGGGGATATTCGGCCTAGTATTAGAGTAAAGGAGGAAGACATTCATAAGACTTCTTAATTATGCCTTTTGGGCTCACTAATGCTCCTGCAACCTTTCAAGCAACAATGAATGATTTATTTAAATTGTTCCTTCATAAGTTTGTATTGGCTTTCTTTGATGTTATTTTAGTGTATATTGGCCTACACATTTGTCTCACCTTTCTATGGTGTTGGAAGTTGTTAAGAATCAGCTTGTGGCTAACTCCAAGAAGTGTAGTTTTGGCATAACAATACTAGAATATTTGGATCCTATGATTTCTAGACAAGGTCTTTCAGTTGATCCTTCTAAAATTCAATGTATTTTGGATTGGCCGATTCCAAAGAATGTCAAGGAAGTAAGAGGTTTTTTTTGGGTTTGACAGGTTACTACCGgaaatttgtagaaaattatgGTAAAGTAGCTAAGCCTTTGACAGAATTGACTAAGAAGGATAATTTTCATTGGGGATTAActtctttaaaatctttctttggaACTCAAAAGACTCTTGACTAATCCCCGTTCTTGCACTTCCATATTTTTCCAAGCCTTTTGAGATTGAGTGTGACACCTCTGGAAGAGGAATTGACGTTGTATTAATGCAAAATAGAAGAACAATAGCTTATTTTAGTAAAGTTTTATCAGAAGGGAATTTGTCAAAATTTGCATATGAAAAAGAATTGATGGCTTTGGTTTTGTCTATGCAACATTGGCGTCCCTATCTTCTTGGGAGACCTTTTATAGTGTATATTGATCAAAAGAGTTTTAAACATTTACTATAAGAGCAGATCCCAACCATAGATCAACAATGTTGGATGACCAAGTTATTCGGTTATCAATTTGAAGTTATTTACAAATCAGGTCCGGAAAATAAAGCTAATTCATTATCCAGAATATACGAAGAAAGTGAATATCACACTTTAGTGTCTTACCCTACATGGGAGGAAGGTGAAAATCTTATTGAAGAAGCTAAACAAGATCATCAATTGTAGAAAATTATGACTGTTTTAACCAACAATCCAGATTCTCATCCACATTTTGAGATGCAACAAGGAGTTCTATACTACAACAAGAAACTTGTTATATCTACTTCATCTCCTTTGATACAATTACTCCTAAAGGAATTTCATTCTTCCCCTTTACCTTCTGGTTGGATGTGGTGAGCgaaggttcattaacggaagaggaaaggaaagggagggaggggaagtaaagtatttataTTCTCCTTATTTGGGAGGGAGGGAAGATTCATTAATGTAACATGTGTTCCCGTGTTTGGGAGGAAAGTGAGGATAATGGAGGTTAAATATATAAAGGTACAAAATTGCCCTCACTTTTGTTAAAGACTTGCACGTTCAAGAACCTTGTGCATCTTGCATACATTTATTGGTTAAGACTTATTAGTTCAATCAATTGTAACTCATTTGTTGAAGTCGACGTCGAAGTCGACATCGAAGTCACTGTTGGCGTCGACGTTGAAGTTggtgtcgaagtcggcgttggcGTCGGAGTTGGCATTGGCATCGACGTCAACGAAGTGTGAGGGTTGGGCAATGCGAGTTCGGCGGTGCGAGCGTTTTTCGTCAAGACTCAAAAAATACCTAAaacaatgatttttgaaattaatataataaaacaaggataaaattgaaacataaatatttttggttcctcttacccttccttacaccccaaatcgAGGTGTAAGAAATTCTTTCGTTTCATAGGTAAAGAAGGTTAaagcttacccttccttacctttCCTTTCCGTAGCTCACTTCCTCCCAAACAGGATTTTAAGTCTCTTCTCCTTATTTActcttccttccccttccctcATCTCCTCCCAAACAGTGTGTTAGGAGGATATTCCGGTTTCTTGAAAACTTACAGAGGTAATCTTTATTGGATAGGTATGAAGCGTTGTGTACTAGAGTTTGTGTAGTCTTGTGATGTGTGTCAAAGAAACAAATATGCTGCAACCGTTCTTAGAGGACTGTTCCAAGCTTTGCTGATTCCAGATCTAATATAGGATGACATCTCTATGGATTTTGTCATTGGGCTTCCTCGATCAAGAGGACACAAATATGCACATTTTATATTGTTGAAACATCCTTATACAACCAAGACAGTAGTTGTATTATTTACTAGAGAAATTATACGACTCCATGGAGTTCTTAAATCCATTATTAGTGACTGAGATCCATTATTCATTAGTTACTTTTGGAAAGAAATCTTTCGACTACAAGGCACTATGCTTAAGATAAGCTCTTCCTACTATTCTGAAATAGAGAGTGTtggatcccgtggtagttttgatgtggtcaaccaagttagttaggtcctgtgttttgtctgaaccctgtgtctgagtgtgcaggaacttaggagcgcaggaagtcgagcggaagacgcagctagcgagaaggacgacacgggaagggagtcgacgggctcggtgcgtccgaaggacgagagagctgcggaagagtacttcggttgagcaagaagaacgtgcgcgacgttcgagggatgagaaaccggacggaagactgctcgaggagaaggccgggaactgggttcgggtgagccctattctggatggccgtaatcacccaaggagtcgaaccggagcaagtcaactagagttgacttgtcaacggttcggtcgaccgaaccccatgatcggtcgaccgaaccccaatcctcagaagaccaaccgctggtgacacgtcagaagccacgtcagcaagccagccgttgggggactgatcggtcgaccaaacctcttgatcggtcgaccgaaccaacgtttatccagagactcagtcgagcaTTTTGATCGGGCCAGCGCAGaagaagaccgttggccgatcggtcgaccgaacacaatgatcggtcgaccgaacctgagctcgatccacagagactgtacCTGGACGGAAagatgggcaggtacagcaggttcggtcgaccgaacctggggatcgctcgaccgatccctctcgagtcaaacctgatcccgaagatcaggttaaCAGATAGACTCTaaaacccctatataaagggggtctcgggtagctattgaATTACAACGAAATAGTGAACAATTTCATACGAAAAACCAACTCTGTAATTCATCTTCTgcaacttctgtgctttcaaagtgtaaaaggcttctccgccttcagagaaggagttttcttactgagcctttcatcgtcctggattaacaaccctcttggttgtaaccaggttaaaattgtGTCTATTTATCTGATTATTTTATTCTCAATATAGTTGCATTGATTTTAGAGTTGAAATtgcttgaggagggtatagtttcatttgtaggcaattcaccccctcttgccggtccccgctgcaccaacaagtagtatcagagcccaacaacctcagtgggactaaccgccatctgaagcacaaagatcagaacaatggccggcgcaaacatccatcccccgaagttcgacggagatttcgctacatggaagcgaaaaatggaggtattctttaaaacagattttgatattttaattactatgaaatatggttttgcagctcctaaagacaaaaaagaaaacacgtggagcaagaaggagcaagccgacttcgtcgccaacggaaaagcgGAATTCCACCttctcagcgttctgccacctcaggaggtaagccggatcagaagttacgactccgcgaaagatctctgggataaattcctggagcttcacgaaggtacatccgaagcgaagctagctaggtgcgacatcctccggaaccagttgacgaacctctggatgaaccaaggcgagaaggtagcgtagctccaagcaaggatcaaagagctgatcacgcaactaaccaatcttggagaagaggtaacgaactgggactctatccggtatgcgctcaatgccttccccagaactccagagtgggcctccttagtagatgcatactacatctctaaggacttcgaggtaagt contains:
- the LOC122029963 gene encoding SUN domain-containing protein 2-like, whose product is MSTSTSAGVAAASPVANTSVSLGLDANGKPNSRRRTMVAVEKRLTADGLSKGGTNGVLNGKDLNHTVRRETVVERTKDYSTLRKGLVASSTVSPQRKKLVRKPEKSKWQIVLSILTKNCLLLASLLWLGQTIWRWTHSTGENANTALAALEYESRISEVETSLKKTAKMLQIQLDVVDKKIGSEISITTKEFFKQVKNKGAFFEEQLKKLESKADSLGKSLSELNELDLILREDFEKLILELKNTKNMDDTSMKFDLDQIRAFASDIVQKEIDKHAADGLGRVDYALASGGTKVVRHSTPYCLGKGSNWFTSATGRNGVHANSHKMLSPSFGEPGQCFSLQGSSGFVEIRLRTGIIPEAVTLEHVSKNVAYDRSSAPKNCRVSGWFESPDDDLSSNAKKISILTEFSYDLEKSNAQTYNIETTDCGVVNMVRFDFTSNHGNSALTCIYRFRVHGYELSSPATMH